In Carassius auratus strain Wakin chromosome 20, ASM336829v1, whole genome shotgun sequence, the genomic stretch GTCACAAGATAAGGAAGTGGAGGAAGCCAGAAGTATGATTGATCAGGTAAcaaaccatttttttctttttcttaagaaAAGTTACTGTATACCACTGGTGTATACCAGAGTCAAAATCCGGAGTAGTCATTGACTGACTTTAAAGTGCccttattatggatttttgaaaatttccatgcagtgtgtaacacagctgtAAGTGActaaaaacatcctgcaaagttttaaatctgaaagtgaacCATGTATAAATGTATTGTCTCTCAAAGAAAGAGTCGACTTTGAATCTTTGAAAGGAGTAATTCTTAAAAACAAATCCCAAGCTGTTTCATGTTGATGTCaccatgaaacattagcatattacctgcccatgtgtttttcttttcgtTTCCCTGGTAACGCTGTAAACATAGCAGTACTgcactcacaaacactgctttatcaggtaTTACAGGTAACATAAATGAGACCAATCTGACCAATCACCCTGCGGTGAGAGACCAATCTGACCAATCAGTCATGCAAAAGAGGGGTTttgggactcccaaaaccaaaatatgaacctttcattaccaataataggggcactttaacaaTGATGAAGCAGGTGTAATTTGTTAATGTTAAACTACTTTCTCCTATCCCAGTTTACTACAGAGATATCATAAGTAAGCAAAGTTGAGGTGGGATAAACGTCTCAGTTACGTATGTAAACTTGGTATCCTGaatagggaatgagatgctgcaaTGAAGTCATCGCTAttggaacacctccggtgtgacgaatatCTGAAGCCCTTATACCATCACGTCAAATCATTGGCCAGATACTGCTTAGCACTGCCTTTTGTGTTCATCATTTACGCTACGCTATGCGCTATTTCATCAGATTTTCACATGATGAAGGAAGTGCTATTGGAGGTACAGAATGGCCAGCAtcgcagcatctcattccctattcaggtaaccaaggttacatacataacctagaCATTTCCTTTAATAGGAAACTTAATAACTTCAATGCTGCAATGACTTCATTGCTATGGGAACGCTACACCATAACGCCTTGGCGTACCTCGGATAACTGGAAGACCAGGGAAAGTGTCTGCTCAAGCAGCACAGACATCCATCGCAGACCCCTTAAAGAAAGCATGAGAAGAAGCTACTGCTCTTGGAGAATGAGCATGCACCGCTAAAGGCTAAGGCAAGCCATGCACCTCATAGGCCAGATAGATCCAATGTGACCTTCTCTGTTTGGTGAAAGAAGATCCCCTATTTTTAccacaaaaacatacaaacaattgGTCTGATCCACGCCACTGGGCTGTGCGGTTAACATAGACCTTCAGTGCCCTCACCGGGCAAGGACCTCGAAGACCACCTGCTTTAAGCGAATCAGAGTCGAAGCAACCTTAGGAACATAATCTGGCCTGGGTCACAGCAAGACTTTAACCAGTCCACAAAGTCTACACACAAAGGGCTGATGGTAAGATCCTGCACGTCCCTACTCTCTTCAGGAAGGATAATGCCACCAGAAGAACCGTCTTAAGTGTCAACAGTTTCTCTGACAAAGTCTACAAACGAAACGTAGAAAAGGCTTAGGCCCCTTCCACACGGAGACgcatttctgtgaatacgcacaaattttttattgaatatgcgtttcgtccacacggatctgacgttttcataaggtgaaaccgctattttttgaaaccgggtcccagagtggataaatttgaaaaccccgtctttgcgttttcgtctggacggctaatccgtatattttctgaaacaatgacgtcatcagcccacgtctcccccctagtcagacacctctacgtcacataacagcaacaaaaacatgaacaaacactgaacgattgtctttttattaactaacattaacactgattaataaatgtattgttccatgttcgtttgtgtaccacgcgcaaggtttatgagcatagtccaagtcttcttctctgtttttagtgtatctctgtggcagaattacagtgccacatactggtctggcatgtatactacatcattatgcggtttcgtgtggacgcggatatttcttgagacgaggaaaaaaaagataggATTGgagtaagctccgtctccgtgtggacggggccttagagTGCAATACCTTTAGCCAAATACTATTGCAGTGTTGACAATCAGATAGACCATTAAGCGCCACCTGAGCATATTGAAAGCCCAAACATAGTACGCACCTGTCGTGAGTGTCAGCTCCTGTGATTAACCTCTCACATGGCTTAATATATCTTCTGTAGCACATTGTGTCCACTGAAGAGGAGTAAACTTCTCTTGATCAAAAATAGCTGAGAACATGATGAAAAGTACACTTTCCTACAGGCAACAGATGATCTGCTTCCTGAAGGAAATGAAACCTGATGAAATTGCAAGCAGCAGACTGATATAACATACGTGATGTATGCAAAGGGTGGTGCTAAGCACTATTTGAGCAATGAATTGACATCATGGTAaaagggcttcagacattcgtcataTCGGAGATGTTCCCATAGCGATGAAATCATTGCAGTATTGAAGTGAACCTACAGTATGAAAGGGAACTGTGGCTCTGTGGCACTTTCAAAGCATTGTGCTGTTTGTTCGAGTGGTCCGAAATGTCAACTTCTGTTTCAACTGCTGGTGTGACTTTGGGTTGGCACCACCTGTTCAGACATGACTCTTtggtctgaacaatggaagacagtgGTATTTGAGAAACATGGTAAattatatttgttcatatttcacaGGTGTTTGGTGTTTTAGATGCACCAGAATACAGTGGTCAGACACTTGGGGTTTATAGGCCTGCGATTGATGGTGGTAAAGATGAGCAACTATTCTTGAGTCATAGCCATGGTATGGCAGCTGATGTAATGTCAACTTCATCACAGGGCTATGGTGGGGACCAAGTCATCTCACTGCAGGTATTGCAATTACATATAGCTCAGACAGCACTGCCCTCCTTTATTATTGAAATACTGTGTCCGACTGTGTTTGTAAATAGTGAACAATTGATGAGTAATTATGATTGTTAGGTGTTACTCTTTTTGACTTAGGCACATCCCGAGGTAGGAGGGCCTAAATGGGTCTCACGCTGGGCCAGCCTAGCAGACACTTACAGTGATCCTGGGGCTACTCAAGGATCTATGGGAATTCCATCCCAAAGTGGACCTGCAGACAGAGGTACAGTCATTAAAAACCACTAGTGGTGTTTGAGTTGGTGTTTCAATACATGTATAGGCCAGCaaattcctaattattttcaCTCTTACAATGTTTAAGATGACAGTGTGACATCAACGATTAGTCAAAGCTTGGATTTCTTGGAGTCAGAGGGCAGTCAAGGTTCCAGAACCAGGCGACTACTTCCTCAGGTTCCACCTGGAGAAAAACTGGAGAACACCACCCCCAGTATCTTGATTCGGCATGAATCAAACATAGACCATGAGCCACCAGAGAAAGGTTCCCGAGCACCACAGCAGCAGGACTGCACTCAGAGGCTACGTGTCCAAGAAGATGTGGACCCAGACAGTCTGAGTGACACTAGCCGTTCAGACGACAGCTCTATCCTTGATAGGAGTGGAAGGAGCCAAGTAAAGAGAGGAACTACATTACATTCACCTTCTGAAAACGTTAACCATTCCAGAGGATTAAGAGAGTTGCCAACACCCACTCCTAAACCCACCTCATTTTATATTGGCTCTGAGGATGGTTCTTGCAAGTCAGATGTGTCCAAAAGACCAGTTCTTTCACAGCCAGAGAGAGACTCCTCTCCCAAGATACCTCCAACAACTGTCTTGATACGACATTTGAGTGGCCATGAGTCCAGGCGTCCAGTGAAGCCTAACTCATCAGCCCCAAATCTTCAGACGCATAACAGGGATGTGGTGCCCACCAAAGAGACATCAATGTCATTTGTTCGACAGGAGAGTTTTACCAAAGATAGGCCAAGTGATAACATTCAAGTCAAGAAACTGCCTCATATCTCTAGTCATCCTGCTTTGAGAAGCCTCGATACTGAGGAAGCTGTTCGAGATACATTTCCCTATCCTAAGGAAGCAGAGAAATCATCACCAGAAGAAAAGTTATCTGAATCTAGTCAGCAATCAAAAAAAGGAAGCTGTCCTGCACAAGAGGACTCCCTTTCAGGTGATTCAGATGTTGATACTGCCAGTACCGTAAGCATGGTCAGCAATAAAAATGCTCCTGTCAGTGCAAATAAGAAGCACACATCTGCAGGTTATAAGCGTAAAGAAAAGTCATCTTCTGGTTTACAAGACAAAGCACGACCACCTACAGCTCGTGAACGACTATCCGAAAAACGTAGAAATCATGCCCCTGCTGATAATACCAGTAAAGCTGAACTAAGTCGTCCACTACAGCTCCGTCGAAGTGCTGGTAACCGTGGTTCTTTAGACCTTTCAGATAATCAGCATGCTCAACAGCTGTGGCATGAAGCTGCGGCTTCTGACCATGAGTCAAGTTCACGACCCAACAGCCGCAAAAAACTCACTGCACCCCTGCAGAAGGAGGACCCTAATAAGATGACCAAAGGAAGCCAGCAGGTGCTGACAAGGTCCAATAGCCTTTCAGCCCCAAGACCAACCCGTGCCTCCATGCTCCGCAGAGCTCGACTAGGTGAGGCCTCCGACAATGAGGGTGTGGAGACAGACCGTGCATCTCAGAGCTCCGACCATAGTAAGACTCCTGCTGAGGGAAAGAAGCTGTCGAGACTTGACATTCTTGCCATGCCTCGGAAACGCACAAGGTCATTCACTGTTCCAAGTGACAATGAGTCAACCTCAAGCAAGCATGGCATTTCTAACCGTCCTACAGAAGCAAATAGCAGTGTGAGGAAAGGGGCTTCAAGTGAGGTGAGGCAGGCTTCCAGCAAAGGGGCCGCATCATCAGGGAAACACTCCACGACTCGTACACGTTCTAACCAAGTTAAACACAGTAGCACAACTGGTGAGTATCTTAAATCTCAGAGATGTTCTCTAGCTACAGTTCCTCTAGACAAGATCACTAGAActgaataaaattacatttttcgaTATCCCTGACAATATTgtaatttgttgttttgtttaaaaaaaatgtttgtttgtaatttgAGGTTCCCACTGTAGACAAAAGGATTCAGATAATTCCTCTACCTCAGAGGAGGAGTTTGAAACCAATTCCAAACATAAACGCTCTCACGCCTCAGCTTCAACTCAGACACAGACACCACAGAAGGCCATTCAAATGAGGCTAAAATCTTTGGAAACGGAAGAGGATGAAACTCAGAACGAACACTTCCAGAACTGGTCTACTCATAGTGCAGAAATCGCCAGGTTATTGaacttttgttgttattgtggtGTGGTATGCTAATGGATTAGCTAATTTGTgagttattaattttttattttttcattttacatatatACTTACTTGCTTTAGGCTGAGTCAAGATCTGGCCAAAGATCTGGCCATCCTCGCACGTGAAATCCATGATGTTGCAGGGGATGGTGACTCCCAGACATCGTCAGGCATGGGAGCTGCCACTTCCCCTGGCTCCATGCCTAATACTCCAGCATCCACTATCTCGACCCGAGAGGAGGTGCACCTAAAGTTTGCTTGCTTGGTTAAATTACATCTCATCATATACATTGACCCAttccattactttttaatataaaacagaaCATGCAGCAAATCTTTATATTTTCCTTATTagcacaaagaagaaaaaaatttgattttagaATTTAGATTAGATTAATTGTAGATTAAATTTAGGTAAGCAAGCCTGTTTGGTTTGGAGTCTTAGATTGCTATACCATGAAACACTTCATGACAATTATATTCTGTCCCAAAAAGGACTAAGACTAAGGTAAAATTTTTGTTTAATCTTGCAtacattttgttgtatattttctCTTTTGTGCAGAGACCATATGCATCATTACAGAGGTTCCTGTTACCTCAGGTGCTGAATTCATCACTCATTATTACCAAGTGGTGTCCAAAATTAATTACTTTCTCTGTGAGCCAGTATTGATGTACTAACAACTGTCCAACGTCCAGCTTTGAAACCTGTTGTTTATACCTTTTTTATGCATGAGGGAATCCCCCAATGCATGGAAACTCACTTCCTAATTCACTCCTAAAGCTGTGTGTTCACAAAACGGGTTATGttcacattaaatttttttttccaaatgtatcTTGAAGAATCTAGGATCAAAGTTGCTGTGACTGTGAACATAGAACCCTTTTCTATTCACCATTGAATTAGCATGACCACACAGATATCTTCCCAGAGATTTACTCCTGGAAGCCTCCATTGTAATCTGAGCTCAGAGATATTTGTCTCTTAACATCAAATTTAACCTGCCATTGTCATGTCCACGTGTTCTTACTGGTGCTTTCCCATCCCTGATTAATCTGCAGCTGGTACAGCATATACCCGAGGCAAGTCTGAACTATCAAAAGGTTCCTCCAGGCTCAACTAGTCCAATAGACCAGGACTCAAATATGAACGACCATGACAGTTCCAGACGGCGTCCCTGGAACCGTGAAGAGGTCAAATTTGGTCAAATACTTTGCTCATTACACTAATAAACTAATCCATTAGTTATTTACTCAGGGTGTAATAGCCTGCATAGCCAATGGCAGTGCCTCTCAGTAACTGAATAGGAAAAAATGCAATTACATAATTTCTAATTtgaatctttcattttgttttattttttaatcacaggTAATTTTGGACAATCTTATGTTAAACCCAGTGTCCCAGCTCTCCCAGGCTATCAGAGAGAACACGGAGCAACTAGCAGAGAAAATGAAGTATGAAGAAagaatttcattattaaaaacaaactttggGTGGGACATCTTGAAGGGAttgttctttcttcttcttcttcttcttcttcttcttcttcttcttcttcttcttcttcttcttcttcttcttctaaaaGTTATTAAGCTGTATTTATCATGTTTACAAGCTTCTTGCAAGCTGTTACCAGGGGAGATGGGAGAGAATGGAGTCTCATCCTAGAGAATATAATGAAATTTGTGTAGTCCAGGATAAGTCATCAGTATTTTGTCCATTTTCCAACATTAGagactatatattttaaatgtgtatctGCTAAAGGTAAATTTTACTTTAACATATACTGAGACTGTCAAAGCACACAATTCCTTTTGAATACTGTCCAGGGGTCTCATTTCTAAAATGTTGCACAGAGACCATCTTAAATTTGATCTTACTATCATTTCTCAAATATACGTATGCATGATTCTTAGAATGAACATattcacagaaaacacacatacagtatgcatctcTTTCAGATGTGAAATCTATAGATTTCACATCTGAAAgagatgcatactgtatgtgtcTCTGGAAACTGCCATATTAATTTGCAAATGATTTTGAACTTGCGCATAAATTAATGGTTTCAGCTCTCTGCCTTGTAAATGACTCCTAATTAGTCATTAACAAAAGATTGCAGTCATCATccaaattatttcattttgaacaGCAAGCTGCAATAACATTTATTGCTTACATTTCCAAAAGCCTGCAGTGCTCCGTTTAGATAAAGTGATGTGATGCGAAGCATTTTTCCACATCAAAGAAAGTTTTATAAAAATGAGTGTTGGCATGGATTTaagcatactgtacacacactctAAGAACTAATCTGGGAATATGTAcactttataaatgaggccccaggtgtctgtttttgtctctttggttatatatattattatgtctGAATATTATGTCTGTTTTAGAGCTCTGTTTCATAACAAGACAGAGGTCTGGGATGAAATAGAGGCaaaaatcaatgttgaaaatgaggTTCCCATCCTTAAGACATCTAATAAGGTACAGTAGTTTCAATGTAATTTCCAAAGACCAAACATTAATTTCAGAgatgtttctttattttgtaataatttttcctCACTTCGCAAACAGGAAATCTCATCTATTCTCCAAGAACTGCGAAGAGTCCAGAGACAACTTGAAGGTGAGTTTATTAgcattagatatttttatttaactttgacCATGTACTATACACTCTGGTCCTTCCCTACAGTATATCCATTGGTGTTTTATCTTTGTCATACCACAGTGATCAACACTATTGTTGAACCTGGAGGAATCCTCAAGATTCAGCCAATGGCACCTGCTCCTGGGGGAAAGACCAAATCTGCTTCCAAGGAGTTTACAAGCCCCACTTCTGCTAATGCCAATGCAAGTACAAAGCGAGGTCCCAGGGGGCCCGAGGGAGGTCGATATGTAATATAAGGTTACCTTCTACAAGGGTGTAGCCATTAGcttgctttgcaaaaaaaaaaaaactaaaaaaaaacaccatcatgTCAATCATGTACTGCACATCTCTTTGGAAACTGCCATATTCGTggcacatttgtaaaagtattgtGAGACTATTAGTGGTGCAAATATGCGCATATGCTTTCTCAAAGACTGTGGACACACTTCACAAGCTAAAGCAGGTGTAAACATTGTTCTTTTCAACAGCTGTAATCTGTGGCTTGTTTGAATGATTGTCTGTATGCCAAGTTGTCTTTCATGATTGAGTGAGCGAGTGGGTGTGTCACTGTATTCCTGTACCAGGTCTGTTGCTGACGCATTGATTGAAAACTATGAGAAAACCATGTAGCATTCAATCTGTGTTCACTGTCAATCATGCAGTGCACTTGGCTGCTACAAATCTTCAGCATGAAAAAAAATGGGTGAATACACAATACTAAATAAGTGCTTGCCTATAACAGGGGTATTGCTATTAGCTTGCtttgcagaaaaagaaaaaaaaggattaatgagctgttttaaatataatgctATCAAAGATAAGAATCAAATACTGGTGCTTCTAGGAATATGGCTACTGTTGATTTCCCAGACATAGCAAGTTCAAATGTTGTTAAAATGTAAGCAACTTTTGGCATAGATTgcttctttttgtatttttgttttgcaactACAACACACACGTCTGGGGTGTCaggtgtttgtttatgtgtgtaagCGAGTGCTAGGTTATGTAGAATCATGTGTGATGCTGTGAAGTATTGTTTCTGTGTGTTACAGGTGAAAACTTGAAAAACGGGTTACCTTCACCCTGACCCTATATATTATGCTTTTATGATTGTATGCaacaaaatgattgttttttttattattatttagaatgacATAAAACTATGATTGGAGCAATCAAAAAGTAGCTGGATGTAACAGGCTATCGCCCTCATGTTTGCATTAGCCACGTATTCTTTAAATGTCATATTCtctatgtatttgtgtttttgaatgttttaaaagcatcaaaatgattttaatatacCTTTTAAAAGAGAATGAAATCCAAAACGATAATGTCACAAAAATTGCACATATATAAGTAGGGTAAGACAGGGTAAGATATCCCTTGAGATACCACATGATTTTTCTTTTGACTATAGATACCACAAAACGTCATCTCAACACAATTGATAAAGGTCTATGCTCTTTTTAAAATTAGACTACCTGAAATTATATCTTTGGGATAAGATGCCCTCTCCCACAATTGGCCTCAAGCaagttgtttttaatttaataaatggatacatttaatttaataatgataatttgttttatgaattCAATGAACACTTCAGTTATCTTCActattcattaaaacattttggcTGAGTGAAATCAATCAGTTTATATAGTGTTGCTGTAATGACATATCttcaattaaaatataggcaACAAAATATGTAACTATTCATATGCTGTATAATGTAGTAAATGCATATTGTTCTTAAGGGTGGCATCTTACCTAAATTATTTTATCTTGAGACTGCCCAATATAGATTTGTGACATCCAGTACCTTCTGATGACAACAATGTTAATGTGCAGTGAAGCATACAAACTACATACAAGAACAGCTTTCTGTCCACCAGGGTCCCATCAACACATTCAGTTATTTAGTAAACAACATGATTGTACTTGTTTTGTGTCCATAATTGTGATCTTccattacagaattttttttttttttttaccatttaatgtTAAAAAGGTTGAGGTAATGTGAAAAACTGATTGTATACAGCTTTAGATTTATGGTTTTGCAGCTCACTATCAAACAGTTTGCTTAAGTTTTGGCTGTGTGTTATGGATGGTTTGATGTATGTATCAAATGCAAATGTATAAGATaattattttggaattattgCATGTGTGCCATATTTAATGTAGGTGAGACAGAGCTAGGACTTGTGTACATCTGCGTGTGTGTTCACTTATAGAGCAGTACTGCAGTCAGTTGATGAACATTTATAAAGCCTAGTAACTGCACACATGGTGCAATTGTATGTTTTGTGCTGGACTACTTGCGCTCTtcttatgtatttctaaatttaCTCTGTAATTTTCTTTGTCACCCACAATACAAGACCTGTAAATACATTGCCAGCAGTGAATATTTCATTTGTATgcggtgttttatttatgttggatattaatatgaaaacacagaTTTAATTACTTTGGTTAAATTAATCTTAATGGCTTTTCCCTGTGGCAACTGCAATTATCTTGTGATGACAGTGAAAAGCACATTTTTCTCAAAGTGTGACTCTTGTACCGTAAGCCCTTTTCAGAAATAATCTTAGACCAAGCATGCAACATTTCATAAATGAGGCCCCTGGACACCTGTGAAGACCCTGTTCTACAGTTAATGGCTAGGATGATGTATACGTTCTTTCTTTAatactacaaatataaatattaaaaaataatagaaagaatgtattttaatcaaatagtgCTACTTATATATCTTTACCAGAACCCATCTGTTTTGTCCAGTATACAAATGTTTTTCAAGATTCCCAAAATcagttaataaaactgttaacagtTCTGTATTAAATTGTATTCTAACAGAAGGATGACAGATACATAAAATGAGTCATAAATATTGCTGGAGTGACTATATAtgatttgaattaagataaaacaACTCTTTGATTTTGAGGCCTAAAGACTAAAGTCATTTACATGGGACATGACATAAAAATGTTCAAGTCTGCAAGTTGAAttttctttggttttattatGGAGAGAATTTTCACTTTTACAAGTATTTAATGATGCATCTGTAATAAGTCAGACAGATATGGAGATTTATAGAATCTTAATaaataacagacacacacagtgaCCACACATTGATCTGTTATCACAGACTGCTAAACCAACAGTGCTTCAGGTGCTAAAACATGTAGGGTTAATATTTGTCTTGTAATTGTGACATTCCTCAAAACCTGATGTTAAAAATCTGATTTGTTGTGAAGATGACAACAAATCTTAAAATAAGCTTAAGTAACATCATTGGtgcaagctttaaaaaaaagaagaacaaagaaaaagaaaaaacaacattcaGATCTAGTCTCCTGGACAAAACGGGTCTATGCCTAAATCCATTAGTCAAAGACTAGGTTTAGATAAAAAGGGGGGAGCAACTTCTGTTCCGTGCACGACATTTACTaaagaaaactttaaaaagtctttcagttaaaagtaaaataaaacaaataaaaccttgTTTTCAAATGGTCTGTT encodes the following:
- the cep170bb gene encoding centrosomal protein of 170 kDa protein B isoform X4, whose amino-acid sequence is MSVTSWFLVSSSGTRHRLPREMIFVGREDCELMLQSRSVDKQHAVINYNPATDEHLVKDLGSLNGTFVNDLRIPDQTYITLKLSDIVRFGYDSHVYILERSQHKVPEEALKHEKYTSHLQMGIQSTESKQQNLQEEKSKLERSERKSLTESPVPRPTPLYGQPSWWGEEDSGNKEAHNEIRRSVWCGCLLTDITKEAPTAEDEFNISVQEISDSQVKSTYPYHREPSYFEIPTKEFHIQPKSPATDLIDIPTKDTNIPLISTPPVVQSHASFTIEFDDCMPGKMKIKDHVTKFSSRQRSKQQQQPNNSLIATPTDVLSAESKVADWLVQSDVSMMCRRPPCEDVYSTKSDLAMHIRTLKGHHHEDGTQSDSEDPEMKGQRSKSHHSIQSQTSVQSHQSAQSRKSEPSESVQSQESVSMQKFHHPQSVSPHKHHQGELDECEVHPVQEASSPPKTEVKSIHPEPHSQQAFIIEFFDDNPRKKRSQSFTHNSAHADSYSALKAKLERRKGHGERPVSMHGHVPPTQQITVPLKGLSHGGSQRSSSLKREKTEDSGMSTSLLGTSSRSSPAITIKPFGSVGKKSKLAQEFTVEFLKDTGKTSPPPMSAPPVMMSPSHTLLLSPAEPPGPSSVSYPSSPSQLPALSQSLIPATSPVSVTSQTQARCPVSSASPLRSAGSPVSPFSTLLVSGVENKGPRVTRTEEEDSLSDAGTYTIETESQDKEVEEARSMIDQVFGVLDAPEYSGQTLGVYRPAIDGGKDEQLFLSHSHGMAADVMSTSSQGYGGDQVISLQAHPEVGGPKWVSRWASLADTYSDPGATQGSMGIPSQSGPADRDDSVTSTISQSLDFLESEGSQGSRTRRLLPQVPPGEKLENTTPSILIRHESNIDHEPPEKGSRAPQQQDCTQRLRVQEDVDPDSLSDTSRSDDSSILDRSGRSQVKRGTTLHSPSENVNHSRGLRELPTPTPKPTSFYIGSEDGSCKSDVSKRPVLSQPERDSSPKIPPTTVLIRHLSGHESRRPVKPNSSAPNLQTHNRDVVPTKETSMSFVRQESFTKDRPSDNIQVKKLPHISSHPALRSLDTEEAVRDTFPYPKEAEKSSPEEKLSESSQQSKKGSCPAQEDSLSGDSDVDTASTVSMVSNKNAPVSANKKHTSAGYKRKEKSSSGLQDKARPPTARERLSEKRRNHAPADNTSKAELSRPLQLRRSAGNRGSLDLSDNQHAQQLWHEAAASDHESSSRPNSRKKLTAPLQKEDPNKMTKGSQQVLTRSNSLSAPRPTRASMLRRARLGEASDNEGVETDRASQSSDHSKTPAEGKKLSRLDILAMPRKRTRSFTVPSDNESTSSKHGISNRPTEANSSVRKGASSEVRQASSKGAASSGKHSTTRTRSNQVKHSSTTGSHCRQKDSDNSSTSEEEFETNSKHKRSHASASTQTQTPQKAIQMRLKSLETEEDETQNEHFQNWSTHSAEIARLSQDLAKDLAILAREIHDVAGDGDSQTSSGMGAATSPGSMPNTPASTISTREEVILDNLMLNPVSQLSQAIRENTEQLAEKMKALFHNKTEVWDEIEAKINVENEVPILKTSNKEISSILQELRRVQRQLEVINTIVEPGGILKIQPMAPAPGGKTKSASKEFTSPTSANANASTKRGPRGPEGGRYVI